In a genomic window of Treponema pectinovorum:
- a CDS encoding penicillin-binding protein 1A, with translation MNKIKKSTRVAVYSLFLCAVLFGAGLGLALASTKFIIDNEQFTQFNTALPTKLLDINGELITELASEEKREIISIKELPQCMLDALISREDRLFYEHRGYSTKAVFRAVVGKLTGMSLGGGSTLTQQIAGTLYCDRSDMSIKRKLKELWWAIQMERRYTKDEILELYLNKIYFGGGTYGVNAASKYYFNHDARAITPAEAAILVIQLSNPAFYNPFEYPNRAMDRQKDVLNTMVSSGYITREQADESFDSYWANFDYTRTSNATVFNQDDKAPWFSEYVRRELGKLVYGTEDIYTSGFTVNTTLNLKNQLAAQDVMDRYISYANRTYQRSTGERTNQAFSVYTPMTELLALTFNLGGLKVSEQRNEAISKATYTSQLNPVLDVMSLMFSMDELKLAAINKANQQAKVKVSKTTIEGTMVALENETGYITALVGGSKFDSENQFIRAVQAKIQPGSSFKPLYYSAAIDSRNFTPTTIISDTPVVFHTADGKPYIPQNFRGEWKGDVQLWYALAHSMNVPSLKVLDGIGFDAAINRAISLLGIPKDEVPSRGFVPGYPIGLGVCSVRPIEMARAYSVFAGGGKEVTPIAIRSVEDRNGNVFLNPEKEVRAAQQQKGRQAQVISEQNAFVMTELLKNTVKSGTLAGPSANGTKFRYTDSKGKQYQIPAAGKTGTTQNWADAWTVGFTPYYTSAFWFGFDKPGQSLGLQLTGSTLAGYAWTDFMRKVHTGLAMKEFPKPATGVIQATVCSVSGGILTEECGNHKVTAWYLEGTQPTEVCTVHSRTNSSRTIGMYRLEKELYGAGFASDLIIRENTNAPLTFDLTKTQQANDRNSFDNFADYQNDTLDENGTAPAYNYLMD, from the coding sequence ATGAATAAAATCAAAAAGTCTACCCGCGTCGCTGTTTACAGCCTTTTTTTATGTGCGGTTTTATTTGGAGCAGGGCTTGGACTTGCACTTGCAAGCACAAAATTCATAATAGATAACGAACAATTTACTCAATTCAACACCGCTTTACCAACAAAACTTCTCGATATAAATGGCGAATTGATTACAGAACTCGCCTCGGAAGAAAAAAGAGAGATAATAAGCATCAAAGAACTTCCTCAATGTATGCTAGATGCGCTTATATCGCGAGAAGACAGGCTCTTCTATGAGCACAGGGGATATTCGACAAAGGCAGTTTTTCGCGCTGTTGTAGGAAAATTGACAGGAATGTCGCTTGGTGGCGGCTCAACTTTAACACAGCAGATTGCAGGAACTCTTTATTGTGACCGCTCTGATATGTCTATAAAAAGAAAGTTAAAAGAGCTTTGGTGGGCAATCCAGATGGAACGACGCTACACAAAGGATGAAATTCTTGAACTTTATTTGAACAAAATTTACTTTGGTGGCGGAACTTATGGAGTAAACGCTGCATCAAAATACTATTTTAATCACGATGCAAGGGCGATTACACCGGCAGAAGCGGCTATTCTGGTTATTCAACTTTCAAACCCAGCATTTTACAATCCTTTTGAATATCCAAATCGTGCAATGGACAGGCAAAAAGATGTTTTAAACACGATGGTAAGCTCTGGCTACATAACTAGAGAACAGGCAGATGAAAGTTTCGATTCCTACTGGGCGAATTTTGACTACACCCGAACTTCAAACGCAACAGTATTCAATCAAGATGATAAAGCCCCTTGGTTTTCTGAATACGTAAGACGTGAACTTGGAAAATTGGTATACGGAACAGAAGACATCTACACTTCTGGTTTTACTGTAAACACAACTTTAAATTTGAAAAATCAGCTTGCAGCACAAGATGTTATGGACCGCTACATAAGCTACGCAAACAGGACTTACCAGCGTTCTACAGGAGAGCGCACGAATCAGGCATTTTCTGTTTACACTCCAATGACAGAACTTTTAGCGTTGACTTTTAACCTTGGCGGTTTAAAGGTTAGCGAACAGAGAAACGAAGCGATTTCTAAAGCAACATACACAAGCCAGTTAAACCCAGTTTTAGACGTTATGTCGTTGATGTTTTCGATGGACGAATTAAAACTTGCCGCAATAAACAAGGCAAATCAGCAGGCAAAAGTAAAAGTCAGCAAAACAACAATCGAAGGCACAATGGTTGCCCTAGAAAACGAAACTGGCTATATAACCGCACTAGTCGGTGGAAGCAAATTCGACAGCGAAAATCAATTTATTCGCGCAGTGCAGGCAAAAATTCAACCTGGCTCCTCGTTTAAACCTCTATATTATTCTGCCGCAATAGATTCCAGGAATTTTACACCTACTACAATAATTTCAGATACACCTGTGGTTTTCCACACGGCAGACGGAAAACCATACATTCCGCAAAATTTCCGTGGGGAATGGAAAGGCGATGTTCAACTTTGGTATGCACTCGCACACTCAATGAACGTTCCTTCTCTAAAAGTTTTAGACGGAATTGGATTCGATGCTGCCATAAACCGAGCAATTTCGCTTTTGGGAATTCCAAAAGATGAAGTTCCAAGCAGAGGCTTTGTTCCAGGCTATCCTATAGGGCTTGGAGTTTGTTCAGTGCGTCCTATAGAAATGGCACGCGCATATTCTGTTTTTGCAGGAGGCGGAAAAGAAGTAACGCCAATCGCGATTCGCTCTGTAGAAGACAGAAATGGAAATGTTTTCTTAAATCCAGAAAAAGAAGTTAGAGCAGCTCAACAGCAAAAAGGAAGGCAAGCACAAGTTATTTCAGAGCAAAATGCTTTTGTTATGACAGAATTGCTCAAAAACACAGTAAAATCTGGAACTTTGGCAGGACCAAGTGCAAACGGAACTAAATTTCGCTATACAGATTCAAAAGGAAAGCAATATCAAATTCCAGCTGCTGGGAAAACTGGAACAACACAAAACTGGGCAGACGCTTGGACTGTTGGATTCACACCTTATTACACTTCTGCGTTTTGGTTTGGGTTTGACAAGCCAGGTCAGTCATTAGGGCTTCAATTAACAGGCTCAACGCTTGCAGGTTACGCTTGGACGGACTTTATGAGAAAAGTACACACAGGTCTTGCAATGAAAGAGTTTCCAAAACCGGCAACAGGTGTAATTCAAGCGACAGTATGCTCTGTAAGCGGCGGAATTTTAACAGAAGAATGTGGAAATCATAAAGTTACAGCGTGGTATTTGGAAGGAACTCAGCCAACAGAAGTCTGCACAGTTCATTCAAGAACAAATTCCAGCCGCACGATTGGAATGTATCGCCTCGAAAAAGAGCTTTACGGTGCAGGTTTTGCAAGCGATTTGATAATCCGTGAAAACACAAATGCACCTTTGACCTTTGACCTTACAAAAACTCAGCAGGCAAATGACCGCAATAGTTTTGACAATTTTGCAGATTACCAAAACGACACCTTAGATGAAAATGGCACAGCTCCAGCCTACAACTATTTAATGGACTAA
- the clpB gene encoding ATP-dependent chaperone ClpB, with product MNLERFTLKSQDALQEASSLASQNDNSEISVGHILIALLQQEDGLVRPIVERIGVNVQDLIRSVNDILQGEVKVSGNVNLTLSSSAQKVLARAEKEMAFLKDQYVSVEHLLLAMSESEDKIGELLRKNGITREAILESIKMVRGNQTVDSQDPESKMRSLEKYCTDLTARARQDKIDPVIGRDEEIRRVMQVLVRRTKNNPVLIGEPGVGKTAIVEGLARRIASGDVPESLKNKRLLSLDMGSLVAGAKFRGEFEERLKGVITEVSKSEGQIILFIDELHTIVGAGASEGSMDASNLLKPALSRGELHVIGATTLNEYRKYIEKDSALERRFQQVLCAEPTVEDTIAILRGLRDKYEIHHGVKINDEALVSAAELSNRYITNRFLPDKAIDLVDEAASRLKMEIESEPTALDQLERKILQLQIEKQSLSKEDDKASLERLKKLEQELAEITASRDAMKMEWQNEKAKIDKSRKLKEQLENARFEQEKFSREGNLAKAAEYKYSIIPELEKSLAASEASNQKNLNEDVQSLLRQEVTEEDIARVVSVWTGIPVSKMMTSEKQKYIELESVLHKRVIGQDEAVKVVSDAIRRNKAGLNDPNRPLGSFMFIGPTGVGKTELAKTLADFLFNDEKALTRIDMSEYMEKYSVSRLIGAPPGYVGYDEGGQLTEAVRRRPYSVILFDEVEKAHPDVFNVLLQVLDDGRLTDGQGRVVDFKNTIIIMTSNIGSDLILAAGDDKNFDLKKLKGELNSLLKSTFRPEFLNRIDEIVMFNRLSKDVIGGIVKNQLERVQKRLEGRRITLTFEKSAIDFLSDIGYDPNFGARPVKRAIQNYLENPLAKEILAGKFGENSKIVVTGDKTGLHFA from the coding sequence ATGAATTTAGAACGATTTACATTAAAATCTCAAGATGCGTTGCAGGAAGCTTCCTCGCTAGCATCTCAAAACGATAATTCTGAAATTTCTGTTGGTCATATTTTAATCGCTTTGCTCCAGCAAGAAGACGGTCTTGTTCGCCCAATCGTAGAAAGGATTGGAGTAAATGTGCAGGATTTGATTCGAAGTGTAAACGACATTTTGCAGGGTGAAGTTAAGGTTTCTGGAAACGTGAATTTAACTCTTTCATCTTCTGCGCAAAAAGTTTTGGCACGTGCAGAAAAAGAGATGGCTTTTCTAAAAGACCAGTATGTTTCTGTTGAACATTTGCTTCTTGCCATGAGCGAAAGCGAAGATAAAATCGGTGAACTCCTGAGAAAAAATGGAATAACACGCGAAGCAATTCTTGAAAGCATTAAAATGGTTCGGGGAAATCAAACTGTCGATAGCCAAGATCCAGAAAGCAAAATGCGTTCGTTGGAAAAATATTGTACAGATTTAACTGCAAGGGCAAGACAGGATAAAATCGATCCTGTAATCGGTCGTGATGAAGAAATCAGGCGTGTTATGCAGGTTTTGGTTCGTCGCACAAAGAACAATCCTGTTTTAATTGGTGAGCCAGGAGTTGGAAAAACAGCGATTGTCGAAGGACTTGCGCGTCGTATTGCAAGTGGCGATGTTCCAGAGAGCTTAAAAAACAAGCGGCTTTTAAGTCTTGACATGGGAAGCCTCGTTGCAGGTGCAAAATTTAGAGGCGAATTTGAAGAAAGGCTCAAGGGCGTTATAACCGAAGTTTCAAAAAGCGAAGGTCAGATAATTTTATTCATCGATGAATTGCATACTATTGTAGGTGCAGGTGCAAGCGAAGGCAGCATGGACGCTTCGAACCTTTTAAAGCCTGCTCTTTCAAGGGGCGAATTGCATGTTATAGGAGCGACAACTCTAAACGAATATCGCAAATATATCGAAAAGGATTCTGCATTGGAAAGGCGTTTTCAGCAGGTTTTGTGTGCAGAGCCTACGGTTGAAGACACGATTGCGATTTTGCGTGGCTTGCGCGATAAATACGAAATTCATCACGGTGTAAAGATAAACGACGAAGCTCTGGTAAGTGCGGCTGAACTTTCAAATCGATATATCACAAATAGATTTTTGCCCGACAAGGCGATTGACCTGGTCGATGAAGCGGCAAGCAGACTCAAGATGGAAATTGAAAGCGAGCCTACAGCCTTGGATCAACTTGAAAGAAAAATTCTTCAACTTCAAATTGAAAAGCAGTCTCTTTCAAAAGAAGACGATAAGGCAAGCCTTGAACGTTTAAAAAAACTGGAACAAGAGCTTGCAGAAATAACTGCGAGCCGCGATGCGATGAAGATGGAATGGCAAAACGAAAAAGCCAAAATCGACAAATCGCGAAAGTTAAAGGAACAGCTTGAAAATGCACGATTTGAACAGGAAAAATTCAGCCGAGAAGGCAATCTTGCAAAGGCAGCAGAATACAAGTATTCAATAATTCCTGAATTGGAAAAAAGCCTTGCTGCAAGCGAAGCTTCAAATCAGAAAAATCTCAACGAAGATGTTCAATCTCTTTTGCGACAGGAAGTTACAGAAGAAGACATCGCTCGCGTCGTAAGCGTTTGGACAGGAATTCCTGTAAGCAAAATGATGACAAGCGAAAAACAAAAATATATTGAGCTGGAAAGCGTATTGCACAAGCGTGTTATCGGCCAAGACGAAGCGGTAAAGGTTGTAAGCGATGCGATAAGGCGAAATAAAGCAGGTTTAAATGATCCAAACAGACCTTTGGGTAGTTTTATGTTTATTGGGCCTACAGGAGTTGGAAAGACGGAATTAGCAAAAACGCTTGCAGATTTTCTTTTTAACGATGAAAAAGCTCTTACGAGAATCGATATGTCCGAGTATATGGAAAAATATAGCGTATCGCGTCTTATTGGAGCGCCTCCAGGATATGTTGGTTACGACGAGGGAGGTCAGCTTACAGAAGCGGTTAGAAGAAGACCTTACAGCGTAATCCTTTTTGATGAAGTTGAAAAAGCGCATCCAGATGTATTCAATGTTTTGTTACAGGTTTTGGATGACGGAAGACTTACAGATGGGCAGGGAAGAGTTGTCGATTTTAAAAATACGATAATAATAATGACTTCTAACATTGGAAGCGATTTGATTCTTGCTGCTGGCGATGATAAGAATTTTGATTTAAAAAAATTAAAAGGGGAGTTGAATTCGCTTTTAAAATCAACTTTTAGACCTGAGTTTTTAAACAGAATTGATGAAATCGTCATGTTTAACAGGCTTTCAAAAGATGTGATTGGCGGAATAGTTAAAAATCAACTTGAACGCGTTCAAAAACGTTTGGAAGGCAGGAGAATCACGCTTACATTTGAAAAAAGTGCAATCGATTTCCTTTCGGATATTGGCTACGACCCTAATTTTGGTGCAAGACCTGTAAAGCGCGCAATTCAGAATTATCTTGAAAATCCGCTTGCAAAGGAAATCCTTGCTGGAAAATTTGGTGAAAATTCAAAAATTGTAGTTACAGGAGATAAAACAGGCTTACATTTCGCCTAA
- the rlmJ gene encoding 23S rRNA (adenine(2030)-N(6))-methyltransferase RlmJ gives MLSYIHAYHAGNFADILKHTVFAYTLEHLLKKEKPFTVIDCHSASGKYAFDDDRLEKTGEAKNGIKKLLNKNEKNLQTMFGNSFSKILVSYAEKGFYPGSPEIARCYLRKNDQLILNELHPKIKIELEKNLSQKILIQKDELPHIQVLSKDAAKMLNAVLPPKIKRGCVIIDPSYEDSDDFYSTAQYFIASYKKWMTGTFLLWYPLLKDRENEAEFLKQTIYSNVEKQNKTDDEKCIFFELQAKNAEDVEGFSKMYGSGMLVVNPPFDLKERIQFSLNAMEDALKE, from the coding sequence ATGCTAAGTTATATACACGCCTACCACGCAGGAAATTTTGCAGACATCTTAAAGCACACGGTATTTGCATACACATTGGAACACCTGCTAAAAAAAGAAAAACCTTTTACAGTTATAGATTGCCACAGCGCTTCAGGAAAATACGCTTTTGATGATGACAGGCTTGAAAAAACTGGAGAAGCAAAAAACGGAATAAAAAAACTTCTCAACAAAAACGAAAAAAATCTTCAAACGATGTTTGGAAATTCTTTTTCGAAAATTCTCGTTTCGTATGCAGAAAAAGGATTTTATCCTGGAAGTCCAGAAATCGCCCGCTGTTATTTAAGAAAAAATGATCAACTTATTTTAAATGAACTTCACCCAAAGATAAAAATTGAACTTGAAAAAAATTTAAGTCAAAAAATTCTGATTCAAAAAGATGAACTGCCCCACATTCAAGTTCTTTCAAAAGATGCGGCAAAAATGTTGAATGCTGTTTTGCCACCAAAAATAAAACGAGGATGCGTTATTATTGACCCAAGTTACGAAGATTCTGACGATTTTTATTCAACAGCGCAGTATTTTATCGCCTCGTATAAAAAATGGATGACAGGAACTTTTTTGCTTTGGTATCCTCTTTTAAAAGACAGAGAAAACGAAGCGGAATTTTTAAAACAGACGATTTATTCAAATGTAGAAAAACAAAATAAAACAGATGACGAAAAATGTATTTTTTTTGAATTGCAAGCAAAAAATGCGGAAGATGTGGAAGGGTTTTCTAAAATGTATGGTTCTGGAATGCTGGTAGTAAATCCGCCCTTTGATTTAAAAGAGCGGATTCAATTTTCTCTCAACGCAATGGAAGATGCATTAAAGGAATAA
- the tyrS gene encoding tyrosine--tRNA ligase, with amino-acid sequence MNKALETLKERGFFAQCTDVQGLSDLMDKGSITFYVGCDPTGPSLHIGHMVPFFALRHLRDAGHHGIALIGGGTARIGDPSGKTEMRKMITYEQIDSNVEKIKAQLDRFIGFDEKTAFSDNNKNWLADLNYIDFLRDIGSCFSVNKMLTFEAYKQRLEKGLSFIEFNYQLLQAYDFYMLHQRHGCALQIGGDDQWGNITAGVDLIRRKLGGTTELNAEHQVYGLTFPLITRSDGKKMGKTEKGAIFLDPQLTSVFDFFQYWRNVADPDVEKFFKLFTFLPLGEISKICSLDINEAKQRLAYEVTALIHGKDEADKALAGAKAAFSGEGDKNQMPTVELLKADLENGIGLLNLFTTVKLTASNADARRLVQQNGASVNSNLITDVKYTVTSKDLDADGELVLRAGKKKFCRVLFK; translated from the coding sequence ATGAACAAAGCACTTGAAACTCTAAAAGAGAGAGGATTTTTTGCTCAATGCACGGATGTGCAGGGGCTTTCAGATTTGATGGATAAAGGTTCTATAACTTTTTATGTAGGTTGCGATCCGACGGGTCCTTCGCTTCATATTGGGCACATGGTTCCGTTTTTTGCGCTCCGTCATTTAAGAGATGCAGGACACCACGGAATTGCATTGATTGGTGGCGGAACTGCAAGAATTGGCGATCCGTCAGGGAAAACTGAAATGCGCAAGATGATAACCTACGAGCAAATAGATTCAAATGTGGAAAAGATAAAGGCACAACTCGACAGGTTTATCGGTTTTGACGAAAAAACTGCATTTAGCGATAACAATAAAAACTGGCTTGCGGACTTGAACTATATAGATTTTTTGCGTGATATTGGTTCGTGTTTTTCTGTAAATAAAATGCTCACTTTTGAAGCATACAAACAGCGTCTTGAAAAGGGGCTTTCGTTCATTGAATTTAACTATCAGCTTTTGCAGGCTTACGATTTTTATATGCTTCACCAAAGGCATGGCTGTGCTTTGCAGATTGGTGGCGATGACCAGTGGGGAAATATAACTGCTGGAGTTGATTTGATAAGGCGAAAACTCGGCGGCACAACAGAATTGAATGCTGAACATCAGGTTTACGGTCTTACTTTTCCTCTTATAACTCGCTCAGACGGAAAGAAAATGGGTAAGACAGAAAAGGGTGCAATTTTTTTGGATCCACAGCTTACATCTGTATTCGACTTTTTCCAGTATTGGAGAAATGTTGCAGACCCAGATGTTGAAAAATTCTTTAAATTGTTTACTTTCCTTCCACTCGGTGAAATTTCAAAAATCTGTTCGCTCGATATAAACGAGGCAAAACAGAGGCTTGCTTATGAAGTAACCGCTTTGATTCATGGAAAAGACGAAGCGGATAAAGCACTTGCTGGCGCAAAAGCGGCTTTTAGTGGCGAAGGTGATAAAAATCAGATGCCAACAGTGGAACTTTTAAAAGCGGATTTGGAAAATGGCATAGGACTTTTAAATCTCTTTACAACTGTAAAATTGACAGCTTCAAATGCGGATGCGAGAAGGCTTGTTCAGCAAAATGGGGCTTCTGTAAACTCAAATCTTATAACAGACGTAAAATACACTGTAACTTCAAAGGATTTGGATGCGGACGGAGAACTCGTTTTGCGCGCAGGAAAGAAAAAGTTTTGCAGAGTTTTGTTTAAATAA
- a CDS encoding insulinase family protein has translation MTKFMSEKNKILQKGSTYNGFSVLNVFELNDFHSTAFYLRHEKTGLEVLHLLNDETENLFSFSFRTPNFKGNGLAHIMEHSVLCGSEKYPLKDPFTQLSNQSVKTYLNAATYADKTVYPASSTVEADYFNLMSVYGDAVFFPKLSPEIFAQEAYRLDFADEKKPSIQGVVYNEMKGVYSSFEEVASGVPSKNLLKGTIYEKDSGGDPVEIPTLTYEEYLEFHKKWYRAENCFVFLYGNIPTQKQLDFLQENFLNRLQQKKDFIPWNPNVKSQILKNHFGFVTPQNLEAPLFVKEYGPSGEENEKGSTVLLTWNLGPSCNAFETMEKVLVTGILLNHDGSPLQKALIESGLGEDTAPGMGLNTFYSVLFTVGLRGVKKNAVEKVKDVVFKTLREIVEKGIEKDDIDSTLMALEFSHREIRRSHGPYAISLMQSPINAWAFGNDIEKSFRLRSIIEEVRIKIQSEKGYLEQLINKFFLNNDNYIITEVIPSKKYNRNREKCEKKLIENLLKKTSVEKIKEQNAALKSFQTKKDDSSCLPHLKPQDFIKDGKRLSDNYALKIKTLEGSDSKPVDFFVSSENTNGITYFEVGFPVDVLDAKDYVWLPLLADTITDCGWGNLDWIKAASITALNTGGISANLLPGELCKTQNSLSFINEHNFCGRDWLVFKLKVIDEKIEQGLKLLSDNINLVDFKDTKRLKDIAIEARNDIDSSIIPGGHQYAILRAARKFSKVAAVDEIWNGLTLFYNLHTQAENSQTQNAQIFNRIFKEIKQGGGFVHITAEEQTLKKVEPLIKKFVKDISLTKLKEAKKSTLEDFVSLTEIQGVGDFEGDEYFVIPGQIGFAAQAFSGIAYGQKGNAVIDVCTHWLSNILLWERIRTVGGAYGAYCETDSISGRILFATYRDPSPEKSNDVFDSCLKDASQMEFSQSEVEKAVMGTYSQFVAPKTPQARGYIELLRTLYAIDERDRENKLFEILNCSNEDFKSTLKKLSDFSMQRKYRVIIGSEKDGVSGKKIYLPL, from the coding sequence ATGACGAAGTTTATGTCTGAAAAAAATAAAATTTTACAAAAGGGGAGCACTTATAACGGATTTAGCGTTTTGAATGTATTTGAATTGAACGATTTTCATTCAACGGCTTTTTATCTTAGGCACGAAAAAACAGGCTTAGAGGTTTTGCATCTATTGAATGACGAAACTGAAAATCTTTTTTCATTTTCGTTTAGAACTCCAAATTTTAAAGGAAACGGACTTGCTCACATAATGGAACATTCTGTTCTTTGCGGCTCAGAAAAATATCCGTTAAAAGACCCGTTTACTCAACTTTCAAACCAAAGCGTAAAAACCTATTTAAACGCTGCTACCTATGCAGACAAGACGGTTTATCCTGCAAGTTCAACTGTCGAAGCAGATTATTTTAACCTGATGAGCGTTTATGGAGACGCAGTATTTTTTCCAAAACTTTCTCCAGAGATTTTTGCACAAGAAGCGTATAGATTGGATTTTGCAGATGAAAAAAAGCCATCTATACAAGGCGTTGTATACAACGAAATGAAAGGGGTCTATTCGTCTTTTGAAGAAGTTGCAAGTGGAGTGCCATCAAAAAATCTTTTAAAAGGAACAATTTACGAGAAAGATTCTGGAGGAGACCCTGTTGAAATTCCAACCTTGACCTACGAAGAATATCTGGAATTTCACAAAAAATGGTATAGAGCAGAAAATTGCTTTGTGTTTTTGTATGGAAATATTCCCACTCAAAAGCAATTAGATTTTTTGCAGGAAAATTTTTTGAATCGCTTACAGCAAAAAAAAGATTTTATCCCATGGAATCCAAATGTGAAATCTCAAATATTAAAAAATCATTTTGGATTCGTTACCCCTCAAAATCTGGAAGCTCCACTGTTTGTAAAAGAATATGGACCTTCAGGCGAAGAAAATGAAAAGGGAAGCACTGTTTTACTTACATGGAATCTTGGACCTTCTTGTAATGCGTTTGAAACGATGGAAAAAGTTTTAGTTACAGGCATTCTTTTAAATCACGACGGTTCTCCATTGCAAAAAGCTTTGATTGAATCTGGTCTTGGAGAAGATACCGCTCCAGGCATGGGCTTAAATACTTTTTATTCTGTCTTGTTTACTGTTGGCTTACGCGGTGTCAAAAAAAATGCGGTAGAAAAAGTTAAAGATGTCGTTTTTAAAACTCTAAGGGAAATCGTTGAAAAAGGAATAGAAAAAGACGATATAGATTCAACCTTGATGGCCTTAGAATTTTCGCACCGAGAAATACGGCGAAGTCATGGACCTTATGCGATTTCGCTTATGCAGTCGCCAATCAACGCTTGGGCTTTTGGAAATGATATAGAAAAAAGTTTTAGGCTTAGAAGCATTATTGAAGAAGTAAGGATAAAAATTCAGTCTGAAAAAGGCTATCTTGAGCAACTGATAAATAAATTTTTTTTGAATAACGATAATTACATCATTACAGAAGTTATTCCTTCAAAAAAATACAATCGAAATCGAGAAAAATGTGAAAAAAAATTGATAGAAAACTTGCTCAAAAAAACTTCTGTAGAAAAAATAAAAGAACAAAATGCCGCTCTTAAATCATTTCAAACAAAAAAAGATGATTCTTCCTGTTTGCCTCATTTAAAACCACAAGATTTTATAAAGGACGGAAAACGACTTTCTGACAATTACGCTTTAAAGATAAAAACTCTTGAAGGAAGCGATTCAAAACCTGTCGATTTTTTTGTGAGTTCAGAAAATACAAATGGAATAACTTATTTTGAAGTTGGTTTTCCAGTTGATGTTTTGGATGCAAAAGATTACGTCTGGCTTCCGCTTTTAGCAGATACAATTACAGATTGTGGTTGGGGAAATTTGGATTGGATAAAAGCGGCGTCCATAACGGCGTTAAATACAGGCGGAATTTCGGCAAATCTTTTACCAGGTGAACTTTGCAAAACTCAAAATTCACTTTCGTTTATAAACGAACATAATTTTTGCGGTCGCGATTGGCTTGTTTTTAAATTGAAAGTTATAGATGAAAAAATCGAACAAGGTCTAAAATTATTGAGTGATAACATAAATTTGGTGGATTTTAAAGACACAAAACGCCTAAAAGATATTGCAATTGAAGCAAGAAACGATATCGATTCAAGCATAATTCCCGGCGGACACCAGTATGCGATTTTAAGAGCTGCAAGAAAATTTTCAAAAGTTGCGGCCGTCGATGAAATTTGGAATGGACTTACGCTTTTTTATAATCTGCACACTCAGGCGGAAAATTCTCAAACACAAAATGCGCAAATATTTAATAGAATATTTAAGGAAATAAAACAAGGTGGAGGCTTTGTTCACATAACAGCAGAAGAGCAAACTTTAAAAAAAGTTGAGCCACTCATAAAAAAATTTGTAAAAGATATTTCGCTTACAAAACTTAAAGAGGCGAAAAAATCAACTTTGGAAGACTTTGTTTCGCTTACAGAAATCCAAGGTGTTGGCGATTTTGAAGGCGATGAATATTTTGTAATTCCAGGACAAATCGGTTTTGCAGCGCAAGCGTTTTCAGGAATTGCTTATGGGCAAAAAGGGAATGCCGTAATCGACGTATGCACTCATTGGCTTTCAAATATTCTTTTGTGGGAAAGAATTCGCACAGTTGGTGGTGCTTATGGGGCATATTGTGAAACGGACTCAATCTCTGGAAGAATTCTTTTTGCAACTTATAGAGATCCTTCGCCAGAAAAATCAAACGATGTTTTTGATTCCTGTTTAAAAGATGCTTCTCAAATGGAATTTTCCCAAAGCGAGGTTGAAAAAGCGGTGATGGGAACTTATTCTCAGTTTGTAGCGCCTAAAACTCCGCAAGCAAGGGGATATATCGAACTTTTAAGAACTCTATATGCGATTGATGAGCGAGATAGGGAAAATAAACTCTTTGAAATTTTGAATTGCTCAAACGAAGACTTTAAATCAACCTTAAAAAAACTCTCTGATTTCTCTATGCAAAGGAAATATCGTGTTATAATAGGCTCTGAAAAAGATGGAGTAAGTGGAAAAAAAATATATTTGCCACTATAA